In Dermacentor silvarum isolate Dsil-2018 chromosome 2, BIME_Dsil_1.4, whole genome shotgun sequence, the following proteins share a genomic window:
- the LOC125943285 gene encoding uncharacterized protein LOC125943285 gives MAETKDARSPSPQYDGLSSMDHLLPDKPYRPRNVPWTTRIYRLIGSPNTAGKEELIVVGLLAFMLLAGVVVGTAMLPRDSEHGRMAAMKIKYSIPSSYAMPTTTTTTTTATTRQTTARHHTPRNEEGAAERAEEDNETDDAKEADDAEEAVDADETTIPTVEEQNESDSKKEA, from the exons ATGGCGGAAACCAAGGACGCCAGGTCGCCGTCGCCGCAATATGACGGTCTCAGCAGCATGGACCATCTGCTCCCGGACAAGCCGTACAGGCCACGCAACGTACCTTGGACGACAAGAATCTACCGGCTGATCGGCTCTCCCAACACTGCCGGCAAAGAGGAATTGATCGTCGTCGGCCTCCTGGCCTTCATGCTACTGGCTG GCGTCGTCGTCGGTACGGCAATGCTGCCGCGAGATTCAGAGCACGGACGAATGGCGGCGATGAAGATCAAGTACAGCATCCCCAGCAGTTACGCAATGCCGACGACTACCACCACGACCACGACTGCCACCACCAGACAGACCACGGCACGACACCACACGCCACGAAATGAGGAAGGGGCAGCAGA GAGAGCCGAAGAAGACAATGAGACAGACGACGCAAAAGAGGcagacgacgcagaagaggcaGTCGACGCAGATGAGACGACGATTCCTACAGTGGAAGAGCAAAACGAAAGCGACTCGAAGAAAGAAGCATAA